A genomic region of Ornithorhynchus anatinus isolate Pmale09 chromosome 7, mOrnAna1.pri.v4, whole genome shotgun sequence contains the following coding sequences:
- the OSTN gene encoding osteocrin, whose amino-acid sequence MLESRLVIVHFIFAVILMPWSAGTALLVDAEPESFDSVAEAMQSHSASSEEKSSTDLETKLLLLDELVSLENDVIETKKKRSFPGFGSPLDRLSAGSVDVKGKQRKVVELPKRRFGVPVDRIGANRLANTRG is encoded by the exons ATGCTGGAATCTCGGCTTGTGATTGTGCATTTTATCTTTGCTGTTATCCTGATGCCATGGAGCGCTGGAACAGCTCTGCTGGTTGATGCAGAACCAGAG TCATTTGACTCCGTAGCTGAAGCTATGCAGTCACACTCAGCATCTAGTGAAGAGAAATCATCTACAGACCTGGAGACAAAACTGTTGCTTCTTGATGAATTAGTGTCCTTGGAAAATGATGTGATCGAGACCAAGAAGAAAAGGAGCTTCCCTGGCTTTGGGTCTCCCTTGGATAGACTTTCTGCAGGATCTGTAGACGTCAAAGGCAAACAAAG gaAAGTAGTGGAGCTTCCCAAAAGACGATTTGGTGTTCCCGTAGATCGGATTGGCGCAAACCGTCTTGCAAACACCAGGGGTTAA